A segment of the Synechococcus sp. MEDNS5 genome:
CGCCCCTGTTCGACTGGATCTGCGATTTGCTGGTGAAGCGGCGCTTGTCTTGCATCCTCGCCGCGAAGCTGCTCCGGCAACTTCATCACTCCTGAGATGCTTCGGCGTCGCTGGTTGCGGCTGGTGTTCGTACTGGTGTTGGCGATGATGCTCGCCTCGCCGTTGCCGTTGTGGGCTGACGCCGAGGGCCCGGTGATCACCGTGGTCCGCTCAGCCAGTTGTGAGTGCTGCCGGCAATGGGAACGGCACCTCGAAGCAGCGGGCTTTCGCATCAACGATCAGATCAACGACAGCATCGACCCCAACCAGGCCTACTGCCACACCGCCAGCGTTGCGGGTTATGGGATCGACGGCCATGTTCCAGCGGCGTCGGTTCAGCGTCTGCTGGCTGAACGGCCTGATATTCAAGGCCTGGCGGTGCCGGGGATGCCGATCGGTTCTCCCGGGATGGAGATTGAGGGGGTCGACCCCGACCCCTATGTGGTGGTGGCCATCTCCCACGACGGCACCACCCGGGTGCTGGAGCGTTATTGACGGTGCTGTCCTCCCAGGACCGTCAAGGCAAAACCCCCGCAAGTCTCTGTTGGTGGGAGACCTGCGGGGGTTGCAATCAGCCTTGGGCTGATTTGTGGAGGCCGTCTTCCCTTGGAGGGAAAGGCGGCCTAACGCGCTCGTTTGTGCATCACGACCTTGCGAAATTCAGTGTTGCCATACGGTTGTTCAACCTCCAGCAAGTGGACTGAAAGAAAGGGTCGAAGCGACTGGCTGTGGCGCCTGGGGCCAGGTTCCTAGGTGGGAGGGTGGTTGACTCCGTGGGGCACCTGGAACGGTGCAGATGGAGTGCCGATCGACGTGGCGAACCTCAGTGCCTGCCGAAGGGCGATCCCTCTCTGATGCGTGAAAACTGTTGGAGCAGGGGCCAGAAAGTCAGCGAGCTTCTTGCGTTGGCTCGGGTGGAGTGTCGGCCGTCATGGGTGCCTCCGATCTCAATGAACACAGTGTTGGTGTTCCAGGCGACAAGTGCAATCAGTGAAATCGCGCATTGCCGATCGGCCGCAGACCGCTGAAAGTGAAAACGGCGTGCCTGCTGCAGCCCTCTCCCTCAGTTGAGGGATGTGCAACCCGCCGATCTCTGCCTCAATGAAGGGGCTGCACGATCCAGCGCGATGTCCCCCGCCTACGACCTCATCCTTGAGCGCGATGGTCAGCTGACCACCCACACCGTGGAGGTGGCCGATGCTCTGGAGGCCTGGCGGCTGGCCCGTGCGCGCTATCCATCCCGCATCCGCGGCGTGGTGTGGCGTGATCCCCAGCAGGTGCGTCCGGAGCATCCGCGCTAAAAACCGGGTATCCGTGTGGCGACCATGGAGCTTCGGCTCGACTCCCGTGCCAATCAGGAGGCGATCGCGCAGGCCTCTGCGTTCTTGAAGGAGCGCCGCATTGTTGTGGTGTTCGGCGACCGCCTGGCGCTGGTTTCGTTCGTGCTGGTTGATGCGATTGCCGCGAGCCTGGTGGGTGCCGCCACCACGGAAGACGAAGGCTTGGAGTTGGTGATGCGCACCCAGCCGGATCTACTGATCTGCAGCTCGGATCTCGAATCCGGCTATGGCATCAACCTGCTTCGCCGGGTGAAGGCGGAGTTGCCCACCTGTCAGCTCCTGATCGTGCTGGTGCGCGAAACCCAGACGGTGGTGCAGGAGGCGATGGAAGCCTTCGCTGATGGTGTGATCTTCAAATCCAGCCTGGGCACCGGCCGCGGTGATCTGATCAATGCCCTGCGCACCCTCGCTGATGGCGGTGTGT
Coding sequences within it:
- a CDS encoding DUF411 domain-containing protein, translated to MLRRRWLRLVFVLVLAMMLASPLPLWADAEGPVITVVRSASCECCRQWERHLEAAGFRINDQINDSIDPNQAYCHTASVAGYGIDGHVPAASVQRLLAERPDIQGLAVPGMPIGSPGMEIEGVDPDPYVVVAISHDGTTRVLERY
- a CDS encoding response regulator transcription factor, with the protein product MELRLDSRANQEAIAQASAFLKERRIVVVFGDRLALVSFVLVDAIAASLVGAATTEDEGLELVMRTQPDLLICSSDLESGYGINLLRRVKAELPTCQLLIVLVRETQTVVQEAMEAFADGVIFKSSLGTGRGDLINALRTLADGGVYFPEQIRRIAASTPQPDLPPLVEELTPRELEVAAGVARGLKNNAIATLLGLSVETVKTHVGNAMDKLGARDRTQMAVMALLYGLIDPLQ